In Streptomyces dangxiongensis, one DNA window encodes the following:
- a CDS encoding CDP-alcohol phosphatidyltransferase family protein produces the protein MSRPSVAELRPVVHPAGVKDRRSGEHWAGRLYMREVSLRVDRYLVNTRVTPNQLTYLMTVCGVLAAPALLVPGIAGAVLGIVATQLYLLLDCVDGEIARWKKQYSLGGVYLDRVGAYLTDAAVLVGLGLRAADLWGSGRIDWLWAFLGTLAALGAILIKAETDLVGVARHQAGMPPVQDAAGVAEPRSAGMALARRAASALRFHRLILGIEASLLILVLAIADQARGDLFFTRLGTAVLAGIAVLQTLLHLVSVLASSRLR, from the coding sequence ATGTCAAGGCCATCGGTAGCTGAACTCCGTCCGGTCGTCCACCCCGCGGGGGTGAAGGACCGGCGCAGCGGTGAGCACTGGGCGGGACGCCTCTACATGCGTGAGGTGTCCCTGCGCGTCGACCGCTACCTGGTGAACACCAGGGTCACGCCCAACCAGCTCACGTACCTGATGACCGTCTGCGGTGTGCTCGCGGCCCCGGCCCTGCTGGTGCCGGGGATCGCGGGTGCCGTCCTCGGGATCGTCGCCACCCAGCTCTACCTCCTGCTGGACTGCGTCGACGGCGAGATCGCCCGCTGGAAGAAGCAGTACTCGCTCGGCGGGGTCTACCTGGACCGCGTGGGCGCCTACCTCACCGACGCGGCCGTGCTGGTCGGCCTCGGCCTGCGCGCCGCCGACCTGTGGGGCAGCGGCCGTATCGACTGGCTGTGGGCCTTCCTCGGCACCCTCGCCGCGCTCGGCGCCATCCTGATCAAGGCCGAGACCGACCTGGTCGGCGTCGCCCGCCACCAGGCCGGGATGCCGCCCGTGCAGGACGCGGCGGGCGTCGCCGAGCCGCGTTCCGCGGGCATGGCGCTGGCCCGCCGGGCCGCCTCGGCGCTGCGGTTCCACCGGCTCATCCTCGGCATCGAGGCCTCGCTGCTCATCCTGGTCCTCGCCATCGCGGACCAGGCCCGCGGCGACCTGTTCTTCACCCGTCTGGGCACCGCCGTCCTCGCCGGCATCGCCGTGCTCCAGACGCTGTTGCACCTGGTGTCCGTCCTCGCCTCCAGCAGGCTGCGGTGA
- a CDS encoding iron-containing alcohol dehydrogenase family protein, whose amino-acid sequence MPVLTRLIPSPVVVDIRPGALDDLAGVLADERISQSGRLAIAVSGGSGARLRDRIAPSLPGATWYEVDGGTIDDAVRLAGDIKAGHYDAVVGLGGGKIIDCAKFAAARVGLPLVAVATNLAHDGLCSPVATLDNDAGRGSYGVPNPIAVVIDLNVIREAPVRFVRSGIGDAISNISAVADWELSHRVNGEKIDGLAAAMARQAGEAVLRHPGGVGDDGFLQVLAEALVLTGIAMSVSGDSRPSSGACHEINHAFDLLHPKRAAAHGEQCGLGAAFAMYLRGAHEEAAYMAGVLRRHGLPVLPEEIGFTVDEFVRVVEFAPETRPGRYTIIEHLDLKTNQIKDIYADYVKAIGS is encoded by the coding sequence GTGCCAGTACTGACCCGGCTCATTCCCTCGCCGGTCGTCGTGGACATCCGCCCGGGTGCCCTCGACGACCTGGCCGGTGTCCTCGCCGACGAGCGCATCTCGCAGTCGGGCCGGCTCGCCATCGCCGTCAGCGGCGGATCGGGCGCCCGGCTGCGCGACCGGATCGCCCCCTCGCTGCCCGGCGCCACCTGGTACGAGGTCGACGGCGGCACCATCGACGACGCGGTCCGGCTGGCGGGTGACATAAAGGCCGGCCACTACGACGCGGTCGTCGGCCTCGGCGGCGGGAAGATCATCGACTGCGCCAAGTTCGCGGCGGCCCGCGTCGGCCTGCCGCTGGTCGCCGTCGCCACCAACCTCGCCCACGACGGGCTGTGCTCGCCGGTGGCCACCCTCGACAACGACGCCGGCCGCGGCTCGTACGGCGTGCCGAACCCGATCGCGGTCGTCATCGACCTGAACGTGATCCGTGAGGCGCCCGTACGGTTCGTGCGCTCCGGCATCGGCGACGCCATCTCCAACATCTCCGCGGTCGCGGACTGGGAGCTGTCCCACCGCGTCAACGGCGAGAAGATCGACGGCCTGGCCGCCGCCATGGCCCGCCAGGCCGGCGAGGCGGTGCTCAGGCACCCGGGCGGGGTCGGCGACGACGGCTTCCTCCAGGTACTGGCCGAGGCGCTGGTCCTCACCGGCATCGCCATGTCGGTGTCGGGCGACTCCCGCCCGTCCTCCGGCGCCTGCCACGAGATCAACCACGCCTTCGACCTGCTCCATCCCAAGCGGGCAGCCGCCCACGGTGAGCAGTGCGGTCTCGGCGCCGCCTTCGCGATGTACCTGCGCGGCGCGCACGAGGAGGCGGCGTACATGGCCGGGGTGCTGCGCCGGCACGGGCTTCCGGTGCTGCCGGAGGAGATCGGCTTCACGGTGGACGAGTTCGTCCGCGTGGTGGAGTTCGCCCCGGAGACCAGGCCCGGCCGCTACACGATCATCGAACACCTCGACCTCAAGACGAACCAGATCAAGGACATCTACGCCGACTATGTCAAGGCCATCGGTAGCTGA
- a CDS encoding phosphocholine cytidylyltransferase family protein: MIGLVLAAGAGRRLRPYTDSLPKALVPVGPAGIEGEPTVLDLTLGNFAEIGLTEVAIIVGYRKEAVYERKAALEQKYGLKLTLIDNDKAEEWNNAYSLWCGRDALKDGVILANGDTVHPVSVERTLLAARGEGRRIILALDTVKSLADEEMKVVVDPAKGVRKITKLMDPAEATGEYIGVTLIEGDAAPELADALKAVWESDPQQFYEHGYQELVNRGFRIDVAPIGDVPWVEIDNHDDLARGREIACQY; the protein is encoded by the coding sequence ATGATCGGCCTCGTGCTGGCGGCCGGCGCCGGACGGCGTCTGCGCCCCTACACCGACAGCCTTCCCAAGGCTCTGGTGCCGGTGGGCCCCGCGGGCATAGAGGGCGAACCCACGGTCCTGGACCTGACCCTCGGCAACTTCGCCGAGATCGGGCTGACCGAGGTCGCGATCATCGTCGGCTACCGCAAGGAGGCCGTGTACGAGCGCAAGGCGGCCCTGGAGCAGAAGTACGGCCTGAAGCTCACGCTCATCGACAACGACAAGGCCGAGGAGTGGAACAACGCCTACTCGCTGTGGTGCGGTCGTGACGCCCTGAAGGACGGTGTCATCCTCGCCAACGGCGACACGGTGCACCCGGTCTCCGTCGAGAGGACGCTGCTCGCCGCCCGTGGCGAGGGCAGGCGGATCATCCTCGCGCTGGACACCGTCAAGTCCCTCGCCGACGAGGAGATGAAGGTCGTCGTCGACCCCGCCAAGGGCGTCCGTAAGATCACCAAGCTGATGGACCCGGCCGAGGCGACCGGCGAGTACATCGGTGTCACCCTGATCGAGGGCGACGCCGCCCCCGAGCTGGCGGACGCGCTGAAGGCCGTCTGGGAGAGCGACCCGCAGCAGTTCTACGAGCACGGGTACCAGGAGCTGGTGAACCGCGGCTTCAGGATCGACGTCGCGCCGATCGGCGATGTGCCGTGGGTGGAGATCGACAACCACGACGACCTCGCCCGGGGACGGGAGATCGCGTGCCAGTACTGA
- a CDS encoding DUF5941 domain-containing protein, translating into MSTAIVTGQPVPGSSLENDLRSLGFDVRVAADAAEAEALLAAVPADRRVALVDSRFVGHPHALRLGLTDPRFPLAAVPGAVTAQPAARQALTRAVARETSAGTGTAGEPAPLAPGGAPALAPDSLADHVVTALDAEGGAVHRPELGSLVATVPADPQARNEARQAVAAVDDEAVRLKSAVKARDGFFTTFFISPYSRYLARWCARRGLTPNQVTTASLLTALIAAGCAATGTRGGFVAAGVLLIASFVLDCTDGQLARYALKYSTLGAWLDATFDRAKEYAYYAGLALGAARGGDDVWALALGAMILQTCRHVVDFSFNEANHDATANTSPTAALSDKLDSVGWTVWLRRMIVLPIGERWAMIAVLTAVTTPRITFYVLLVGCAFAATYTTAGRVLRSVTRRARRTDRAAQALADLTDSGPLAEAVGRVAGRGLPGLAVPAVALLGGAAVVACSALTGFGGVVPVAGALVYVLTSALAVARPLKGALDWLVPPFFRAAEYGTVLALAGKAGVNGALPAAFGLVAAVAYHHYDTVYRIRGDAGAPPAWLVRAVGGQEGRTLLVTVLAAVLTASQFKAALTVLAVAVALLVLVESIRFWVSAHKGGAPAVHDEGEPA; encoded by the coding sequence TTGTCGACCGCCATCGTCACCGGTCAGCCGGTGCCCGGATCGTCACTCGAGAACGATCTGCGGTCCCTCGGCTTCGACGTGCGTGTGGCCGCCGACGCCGCCGAGGCGGAGGCCCTGCTGGCCGCGGTGCCCGCCGACCGGCGCGTGGCCCTGGTCGACTCCCGCTTCGTCGGCCACCCGCACGCCCTGCGCCTCGGCCTGACCGACCCGCGCTTCCCGCTCGCCGCCGTCCCCGGAGCCGTCACCGCCCAGCCGGCCGCCCGGCAGGCGCTCACCCGGGCCGTGGCCCGCGAGACCTCCGCGGGCACCGGTACGGCCGGCGAGCCGGCGCCGCTCGCCCCGGGCGGCGCCCCCGCGCTCGCCCCGGACAGCCTCGCCGACCACGTCGTCACCGCCCTCGACGCCGAGGGCGGCGCGGTGCACCGGCCCGAGCTGGGCAGCCTGGTCGCCACCGTGCCCGCCGACCCGCAGGCCCGCAACGAGGCCCGGCAGGCCGTAGCCGCCGTGGACGACGAGGCCGTACGCCTGAAGTCGGCCGTCAAGGCCCGCGACGGCTTCTTCACCACGTTCTTCATCAGCCCCTACTCGCGCTACCTCGCCCGCTGGTGCGCCCGCCGGGGGCTGACCCCGAACCAGGTCACCACCGCCTCGCTGCTCACGGCCCTGATCGCGGCCGGCTGCGCGGCCACCGGCACCCGCGGCGGCTTCGTCGCGGCCGGCGTGCTGCTCATCGCGTCCTTCGTGCTCGACTGCACCGACGGCCAGCTCGCCCGCTACGCCCTGAAGTACTCCACGCTCGGCGCCTGGCTCGACGCCACCTTCGACCGGGCCAAGGAGTACGCCTACTACGCCGGCCTCGCGCTCGGCGCGGCCCGCGGCGGTGACGACGTGTGGGCCCTCGCCCTCGGCGCGATGATCCTCCAGACCTGCCGGCACGTGGTCGACTTCTCCTTCAACGAGGCCAACCACGACGCCACCGCCAACACCAGCCCCACCGCCGCGCTCTCCGACAAGCTCGACAGTGTCGGCTGGACGGTCTGGCTGCGCCGCATGATCGTGCTGCCGATCGGCGAGCGCTGGGCGATGATCGCCGTCCTCACGGCCGTGACGACGCCGCGGATCACCTTCTACGTCCTGCTCGTCGGCTGCGCCTTCGCGGCCACCTACACCACGGCCGGCCGCGTGCTGCGCTCGGTGACCCGGCGGGCCCGGCGCACCGACCGGGCGGCGCAGGCGCTCGCCGACCTCACCGACTCCGGCCCGCTCGCCGAGGCGGTCGGGCGCGTGGCCGGGCGGGGCCTGCCCGGTCTCGCCGTGCCCGCCGTCGCCCTGCTCGGCGGTGCAGCGGTCGTGGCCTGCTCGGCGCTGACCGGCTTCGGCGGCGTCGTACCGGTCGCCGGGGCCCTCGTGTACGTCCTGACCTCCGCCCTCGCCGTCGCCCGCCCCCTCAAGGGCGCCCTCGACTGGCTGGTGCCGCCCTTCTTCCGGGCCGCCGAGTACGGCACCGTGCTCGCCCTGGCCGGCAAAGCGGGGGTGAACGGGGCGCTTCCCGCGGCCTTCGGCCTGGTGGCCGCCGTCGCCTACCATCACTACGACACGGTGTACCGCATCCGCGGCGACGCCGGAGCGCCCCCGGCCTGGCTGGTGCGTGCCGTCGGGGGGCAGGAGGGGCGGACGCTGCTCGTCACCGTCCTGGCCGCGGTGCTCACCGCCTCGCAGTTCAAGGCCGCGCTCACGGTCCTCGCCGTGGCCGTCGCCCTGCTGGTGCTCGTCGAGAGCATCCGCTTCTGGGTGTCCGCCCACAAGGGCGGCGCGCCCGCCGTACACGATGAAGGAGAACCCGCATGA
- the galE gene encoding UDP-glucose 4-epimerase GalE: MTWLITGGAGYIGAHVARAMTGAGESVVALDDLSAAVPARLPAEVPLVRGSTLDGALLKRVLTEYGVTGVVHLAARKQVAESVAQPTRYYRENVGGLATLLDAVAEAGVGRLLFSSSAAVYGNPDVDLITEDTPCAPVNPYGETKLAGEWLVRAAGRAHGISTVCLRYFNVAGAAAPELADTGVFNIVPMVLDRLTRDEAPRIFGDDYPTPDGTCVRDYIHVADLAEAHLAAARRLADGDAAGDLTLNIGRGEGVSVRELITVIGEVTGDRRAPVVEGRRPGDAPRAVASAERAAEALGWRARRGVREMAESAWQGWRLHHGG; this comes from the coding sequence ATGACGTGGCTGATCACCGGCGGAGCCGGATACATCGGGGCGCACGTGGCACGGGCCATGACAGGCGCCGGGGAGAGCGTCGTGGCGCTGGACGACCTGTCGGCCGCCGTGCCCGCGCGGCTCCCGGCCGAGGTCCCGCTCGTCCGGGGCTCGACGCTGGACGGGGCACTGCTGAAGCGGGTCCTCACCGAGTACGGCGTGACGGGCGTCGTGCACCTCGCGGCTCGCAAGCAGGTCGCGGAGTCGGTGGCGCAGCCCACCCGCTACTACCGGGAGAACGTGGGCGGGCTGGCCACACTGCTGGACGCGGTCGCCGAGGCGGGCGTCGGCCGGCTGCTGTTCTCCTCGTCGGCGGCGGTGTACGGCAACCCGGACGTGGACCTGATCACCGAGGACACCCCGTGCGCCCCGGTGAACCCGTACGGCGAGACCAAGCTGGCCGGGGAGTGGCTGGTGCGGGCGGCGGGGCGGGCGCACGGCATCTCCACCGTGTGCCTGCGTTATTTCAACGTGGCGGGCGCGGCGGCGCCGGAACTCGCGGACACGGGGGTGTTCAACATCGTGCCGATGGTCCTCGACCGGCTCACCCGGGACGAGGCCCCGCGGATCTTCGGCGACGACTATCCGACGCCGGACGGCACCTGCGTGCGGGACTACATCCATGTCGCCGATCTCGCGGAGGCCCACCTCGCGGCGGCGCGGCGGCTGGCCGACGGCGACGCCGCCGGTGACCTGACGCTGAACATCGGCCGGGGTGAGGGCGTCTCGGTGCGCGAGCTGATCACGGTCATAGGGGAGGTCACCGGGGACCGCAGGGCGCCCGTGGTGGAGGGCCGCCGCCCCGGTGACGCGCCCCGCGCGGTGGCCTCGGCCGAGCGGGCCGCCGAGGCCCTGGGGTGGCGGGCCCGGCGCGGGGTGCGGGAGATGGCCGAGTCTGCCTGGCAGGGCTGGCGCCTGCACCACGGCGGGTGA
- a CDS encoding cation diffusion facilitator family transporter — translation MGAGHDHGHGHSHVPATGTATAAYRGRLRIALGITLTVMLVEIAGGLLADSLALIADAAHMATDAVGLGMALLAVHFAGRPPSTNRTFGLARAEILAALANCLLLLGVGGYVVYEAVQRFVEPADTRAGLMIVFGLVGLVANSVSLVLLMRGQKESLNVRGAFLEVAADALGSVAVLISATVILTTGWQPADPVASLVIGLMIVPRTVRLLRETLDVLLEAAPKDVDMAEVRAHILALDGVEDVHDLHAWTITSGMPVLSAHVVVSSEVLNAIGNEKMLHELQGCLGDHFDVEHCTFQLEPGGHAEHEARLCH, via the coding sequence ATGGGGGCAGGGCACGACCACGGGCACGGGCACTCCCACGTGCCGGCCACGGGTACGGCCACGGCCGCGTACCGGGGCCGGCTGCGGATCGCGCTGGGCATCACGCTCACGGTCATGCTGGTCGAGATCGCCGGCGGCCTGCTCGCGGACTCGCTCGCGCTGATCGCGGACGCGGCGCACATGGCGACCGACGCCGTGGGGCTCGGAATGGCACTGCTCGCCGTCCACTTCGCGGGCCGCCCGCCGAGCACCAACCGCACCTTCGGCCTCGCCCGCGCGGAGATCCTGGCCGCGCTGGCCAACTGCCTGCTGCTGCTCGGGGTCGGCGGATACGTCGTGTACGAGGCGGTGCAGCGGTTCGTCGAGCCGGCGGACACCCGGGCCGGGCTGATGATCGTGTTCGGTCTGGTCGGCCTGGTCGCGAACTCGGTCTCACTGGTGCTGCTGATGCGCGGGCAGAAGGAGAGCCTGAACGTGCGCGGCGCCTTCCTGGAGGTGGCGGCGGACGCCCTCGGCTCGGTGGCGGTGCTGATCTCGGCGACCGTGATCCTCACCACCGGCTGGCAGCCCGCCGACCCGGTCGCCTCGTTGGTGATCGGGCTGATGATCGTGCCGCGGACCGTCAGGCTGCTGCGCGAGACGCTCGACGTCCTGCTGGAGGCGGCGCCGAAGGACGTCGACATGGCGGAGGTCCGGGCGCACATCCTGGCGCTGGACGGCGTGGAGGACGTCCACGACCTGCACGCCTGGACGATCACCTCGGGCATGCCGGTGCTGTCGGCGCACGTGGTGGTCAGCTCGGAGGTGCTGAACGCCATCGGCAACGAGAAGATGCTGCACGAACTCCAGGGCTGCCTGGGCGACCACTTCGACGTGGAGCACTGCACCTTCCAGCTTGAGCCGGGCGGGCACGCGGAGCACGAAGCGCGGCTGTGCCACTGA
- the idi gene encoding isopentenyl-diphosphate Delta-isomerase: MPITPATATHSSSEGTEEAILLELVDEKGVTTGTAEKLAAHQPPGQLHRAFSVFLFDERGRLLLQQRALGKYHSPGVWSNTCCGHPYPGEAPFAAASRRTYEELGVSPSLLAEAGTVRYNHPDPASGLVEQEYNHLFVGLVQAALGPDPEEVASTAFVTAAELAERHAQDPFSAWFMTVLDAARPAIRELTGPSAGW; encoded by the coding sequence ATGCCGATCACACCTGCCACCGCGACGCACAGCTCGTCGGAGGGCACCGAAGAGGCGATTCTGCTGGAACTGGTCGACGAGAAGGGCGTGACGACCGGTACGGCGGAGAAGCTCGCCGCCCATCAGCCGCCGGGACAGTTGCACCGTGCGTTCTCGGTGTTCCTCTTCGACGAGCGGGGCCGGCTGCTGTTGCAGCAGCGGGCGCTCGGCAAGTACCACTCCCCCGGTGTGTGGTCCAACACCTGCTGCGGTCACCCGTACCCCGGTGAGGCGCCGTTCGCGGCGGCCTCTCGGCGCACGTACGAGGAGCTGGGCGTGTCGCCGTCACTGCTCGCGGAGGCCGGCACGGTCCGGTACAACCACCCGGACCCCGCCTCGGGCCTGGTGGAGCAGGAGTACAACCACCTGTTCGTCGGCCTGGTGCAGGCCGCGCTCGGGCCGGACCCGGAGGAGGTCGCCTCGACGGCCTTCGTGACGGCCGCCGAACTGGCCGAGCGGCACGCCCAGGACCCCTTCTCGGCCTGGTTCATGACCGTGCTGGACGCGGCCCGTCCGGCGATCAGGGAGCTGACGGGCCCGTCCGCGGGCTGGTAG
- a CDS encoding ATP-binding protein, whose protein sequence is MDIHGRADGRRPAGGGDRPPDPLPYEGVWRFTAAAVDASVPQARHAVRDLLLRQGVPVPDDLVHGLLLIVSELVTNAVRHAALLSPVLAVEVAVGAEWVRVSVEDNHPYRPTALEADHGRTGGRGLLLVREVAREAGGVVDVEHTASGGKVIWAALPLKPDFS, encoded by the coding sequence ATGGACATCCACGGGCGCGCGGACGGCCGGCGCCCAGCGGGGGGCGGCGACCGGCCGCCCGATCCACTGCCGTACGAAGGCGTCTGGCGGTTCACCGCGGCCGCGGTGGACGCCTCGGTCCCGCAGGCCCGGCACGCGGTACGGGACCTGCTGCTGCGCCAGGGCGTACCGGTCCCCGACGACCTGGTGCACGGGCTGCTGCTGATCGTCTCCGAGCTGGTCACCAACGCGGTCCGGCACGCGGCGCTGCTGTCGCCGGTGCTGGCCGTCGAGGTCGCCGTCGGAGCCGAGTGGGTACGGGTGTCCGTCGAGGACAACCACCCCTACCGGCCGACCGCCCTGGAGGCCGACCACGGCCGGACCGGCGGCCGGGGCCTGCTCCTGGTCCGTGAGGTGGCCCGGGAGGCGGGCGGGGTGGTGGACGTCGAGCACACCGCGAGCGGCGGCAAGGTGATCTGGGCCGCCCTGCCGCTCAAGCCCGACTTCTCCTGA
- a CDS encoding enoyl-CoA hydratase/isomerase family protein: MEPQLSHRLTDSVATVVIRHPAKRNAMTAEMWRALPPLLDALARDPGVRALVLTGEGGTFCAGADISTLRGSPTLAPGLAVAAEEALAAFPKPTVAAVRGHCVGGGAQLAAACDLRLAEDGALFGVTPAKLGIVYPASSTRRLVALVGPATAKYLLFTAELIDAGRALRTGLVDEVLPEGGLEDRVAELARVLVSRSLLTQAAAKEFANGRTDRDAHWAGQARGSGDTAEGVAAFLERRQPRFTWSVSTSG, translated from the coding sequence ATGGAGCCCCAACTGTCCCACCGGCTCACCGACTCCGTCGCCACGGTGGTGATCCGTCATCCCGCCAAGCGCAACGCCATGACGGCGGAGATGTGGCGGGCCCTGCCGCCGCTGCTGGACGCGCTGGCGCGTGACCCGGGCGTGCGGGCGCTGGTGCTGACCGGCGAGGGCGGCACCTTCTGCGCGGGCGCCGACATCTCCACGCTGCGGGGTTCGCCGACCCTGGCGCCGGGCCTCGCGGTGGCGGCCGAGGAGGCCCTGGCCGCGTTCCCGAAGCCGACCGTCGCCGCGGTGCGCGGGCACTGTGTGGGCGGCGGGGCGCAGCTCGCGGCGGCCTGCGACCTGCGGCTGGCGGAGGACGGCGCGCTGTTCGGGGTGACACCGGCGAAGCTCGGCATCGTCTACCCGGCCTCCTCGACCCGCCGGCTGGTGGCCCTGGTCGGCCCGGCCACGGCCAAGTATCTGCTGTTCACGGCCGAACTGATCGACGCCGGGCGGGCCCTGCGGACCGGTCTCGTGGACGAGGTGCTGCCGGAGGGCGGACTGGAGGACCGGGTCGCTGAGTTGGCCCGGGTCCTGGTGTCCCGTTCGCTGCTGACGCAGGCCGCCGCCAAGGAGTTCGCGAACGGCCGCACGGACCGGGACGCCCACTGGGCCGGGCAGGCGCGGGGCAGCGGCGACACCGCGGAGGGGGTCGCCGCGTTCCTGGAGCGCAGGCAGCCGCGCTTCACCTGGAGCGTGTCTACGTCAGGATGA
- a CDS encoding DJ-1/PfpI family protein — MQIAVVLYDRFTALDAVGPYETLGRLPDSETVFVAERTGPVRTDTGNLALTADRTLADVPRPDIVIVPGGPGQTAQMDNPVLLDWLRTADTTSAWTTSVCTGSLLLAAAGLLRGRRATSHWLALEQLRGFGAEPTGERVVVDGKYVTAAGVSSGIDMGLTLLGTIAGDEHAQSVQLLTEYDPQPPYDAGSPRKAPAHLVAEFRSASRFILT, encoded by the coding sequence GTGCAGATCGCCGTCGTCCTCTACGACCGCTTCACCGCCCTCGACGCCGTCGGCCCCTACGAGACCCTCGGCCGGCTCCCGGACTCCGAGACCGTGTTCGTCGCCGAACGGACCGGACCCGTCCGCACCGACACCGGGAACCTCGCGCTCACCGCCGACCGCACCCTCGCCGACGTGCCGCGCCCGGATATCGTGATCGTGCCCGGCGGTCCCGGCCAGACGGCGCAGATGGACAACCCCGTCCTGCTGGACTGGCTGCGCACGGCCGACACCACCAGCGCCTGGACCACCTCGGTGTGCACGGGCTCGCTGCTGCTGGCCGCCGCGGGGCTGCTGCGGGGCCGCCGCGCCACCTCCCACTGGCTGGCCCTGGAGCAGTTGCGCGGCTTCGGGGCCGAGCCGACGGGGGAGCGGGTGGTCGTGGACGGCAAGTACGTCACCGCGGCGGGCGTGTCGTCCGGCATCGACATGGGCCTCACACTGCTCGGCACCATCGCCGGCGACGAACACGCCCAGTCCGTCCAGCTATTGACGGAGTACGACCCGCAGCCGCCCTACGACGCCGGGTCGCCGCGGAAGGCGCCCGCCCACCTCGTCGCGGAGTTCCGCTCCGCGAGCCGTTTCATCCTGACGTAG
- a CDS encoding GlxA family transcriptional regulator: MPQRSVLLTVFDGLQSLDVTGPVEVFAGAERHTPGSYRIRTASPDGGPVRTSSGLTLVPDGSLADAADPHTLVVPGGAGTRDPDPRLVEWLRVHGPRATRLVSVCTGAIPLARAGLLDGRRATTHWAYCDRLARDHPAVRVDPDPIFVRDGNVATSAGVTAGIDLALALVEEDLGREAALTVARHLVVFLRRPGNQAQFSAQLAAQTARREPLRDIQQWITEHPDGDLGVEALAARAALSPRHFARAFRAETGMTPGRYVDRVRLEHARRLLEDTTDGIGQVARASGHGTPEAMRRAFLRTLGTSPAEYRRRFRPAPVT, translated from the coding sequence ATGCCGCAGCGATCCGTACTCCTCACCGTCTTCGACGGCCTGCAGAGCCTCGACGTCACCGGCCCCGTGGAAGTCTTCGCCGGTGCGGAGCGGCACACCCCGGGCTCGTACCGGATCCGTACGGCTTCGCCGGACGGCGGGCCCGTGCGCACTTCCAGCGGGCTGACCCTCGTACCGGACGGATCCCTGGCGGATGCGGCGGATCCGCACACCCTGGTGGTCCCCGGCGGGGCGGGCACCCGTGACCCGGATCCCCGGCTGGTGGAGTGGCTGCGCGTGCACGGTCCCCGGGCCACGCGGCTGGTCTCCGTCTGCACCGGCGCCATCCCGCTGGCCCGGGCCGGGCTGCTGGACGGCCGGCGCGCCACGACCCACTGGGCGTACTGCGACAGACTCGCCCGGGACCACCCCGCCGTCCGTGTCGACCCCGACCCGATCTTCGTCCGGGACGGCAACGTGGCCACCTCGGCCGGGGTCACCGCGGGCATCGACCTCGCCCTCGCGCTGGTGGAGGAGGACCTGGGCCGGGAGGCGGCGCTGACCGTCGCCCGCCACCTCGTGGTGTTCCTGCGCCGGCCGGGCAACCAGGCCCAGTTCAGCGCCCAGCTAGCCGCCCAGACGGCCCGGCGGGAGCCCCTCCGGGACATCCAGCAGTGGATCACCGAGCACCCGGACGGCGACCTCGGCGTCGAGGCGCTGGCCGCCCGCGCCGCCCTCTCCCCGCGTCACTTCGCCCGCGCCTTCCGGGCCGAGACCGGCATGACACCCGGCCGGTACGTCGACCGGGTCCGCCTCGAACACGCGCGCCGCCTGCTGGAGGACACCACCGACGGCATCGGGCAGGTCGCCCGGGCCAGCGGCCACGGCACGCCGGAGGCCATGCGCCGCGCCTTCCTGCGCACCCTCGGCACCTCTCCGGCCGAGTACCGCCGCCGCTTCCGCCCCGCCCCCGTGACCTGA